The Dermacentor albipictus isolate Rhodes 1998 colony chromosome 2, USDA_Dalb.pri_finalv2, whole genome shotgun sequence genome has a segment encoding these proteins:
- the LOC139055693 gene encoding uncharacterized protein, producing the protein MTVLSAAISLGISASTLAELLADRFTARPLVQRVLPPPATEPRYLPPTCHHPEWVLEQINALCCEPIRVHELKAALGQSKRRSAPGADGITFQMLRNLQDAEQDRLLGYFNTIWSTGALPDSWLTAVVAPVLKPRKPAAAPSSYRPVSLTSAACKVMERIVLARMEWIAAQVHYFPEQQTGFRRHRCTADSIADVVATLEDAKNSGDVALLVLLDVQSAFDSLPHEVIEGSLDNLGITGSLRRFVSAFLAGRTFRVRVGQALSTPRVITTGVPQGSVLSPFLFNAALAGLPAALPADTRHHTQCSIYADDVALWVRGPRRCLPAVRRSLQGALDAVTTFLGSIGLTVSPAKTEALLMHPRAASRLSVHQLRIGTDPLPWKQTVTYLGLTIDHRLTWIPATKALSAKYALPLVSLTHARKAQLEVLNRTAIRNVLGHPRHSKIAATLAEAGEWPLSLLMLQRGLGHIARLHRAPDGQALLDRLRSLPASRMGNLCRLYEETVPQLPVAVALPPPHHGPPDVHLSLRGLAKRRAPAAALQQAAACNLQEELEGHLLVFTDGSVLPSGSAAAACTVPTLACHRQCRLPFAASSTAAELAGLHLAADLLAEHLPQQPVAVVCDSKPALQALVNPRRAGLTVVLLLAKLTALATAGLPISFHWLPSHVGVAGNEEADTYAKAAHHDVVPVTRAVAASDYTRHRLRCLLTSIHPDPRVASGKAPKPLPENGLSRRDRSTLLRLRTGCTWTAARLYAKGRATSPACKRNAPQ; encoded by the exons atgaca GTGCTGTCAGCAGCCATTTCCCTGGGCATCTCCGCATCTACTCTGGCGGAGTTACTAGCCGACCGGTTTACCGCCCGGCCCCTGGTACAGCGGGTCCTGCCTCCGCCAGCTACTGAGCCTCGGTACCTTCCCCCCACCTGTCACCATCCGGAATGGGTGCTCGAGCAGATTAATGCTCTTTGCTGCGAGCCCATCCGGGTGCACGAGCTGAAGGCCGCCCTAGGACAAAGCAAGCGACGGAGCGCTCCAGGAGCGGATGGAATCACGTTCCAGATGCTTCGGAACCTGCAAGATGCAGAGCAAGACCGTCTCCTGGGGTACTTCAACACCATTTGGAGCACTGGGGCTCTCCCAGACAGCTGGCTCACcgcggtggtggcaccagtcCTTAAACCACGGAAACCTGCGGCGGCACCCTCCTCGTACAGGCCGGTGTCCCTCACCTCTGCCGCCTgtaaggtgatggagaggattgTCCTGGCACGCATGGAGTGGATCGCCGCGCAGGTGCACTACTTCCCGGAGCAGCAGACCGGCTTCaggcgccaccgctgcactgccGACTCCATCGCCGATGTCGTGGCCACCCTGGAGGATGCAAAGAACAGTGGTGACGTGGCTCTTCTCGTGCTGCTTGACGTGCAGAGCGCCTTTGACAGCCTGCCCCACGAGGTCATCGAGGGCTCTTTAGATAACCTCGGCATCACTGGCAGCCTCAGGCGCTTTGTCTCTGCCTTTCTTGCGGGAAGAACGTTCCGAGTACGAGTGGGCCAGGCGCTCAGCACCCCTCGAGTCATCACCACCGGCGTGCCGCAGGGATCGGTGCTGAGCCCGTTTCTGTTCAATGCAGCCCTGGCAGGTCTGCCAGCCGCTCTACCGGCAGACACCCGGCACCACACGCAATGCTCCATCTACGCTGATGATGTGGCGCTCTGGGTCCGGGGACCAAGACGGTGCCTTCCAGCCGTCCGGAGATCACTGCAGGGGGCCCTGGACGCAGTGACGACATTCCTCGGGAGCATCGGCTTAACCGTCTCTCCTGCAAAGACGGAGGCCCTGCTGATGCACCCGAGGGCTGCCTCCCGCCTCAGCGTCCACCAGTTGAGAATCGGCACCGACCCCCTTCCGTGGAAGCAGACAGTGACGTACCTTGGCCTCACCATAGACCACCGGCTGACGTGGATCCCGGCGACTAAAGCCCTCAGCGCCAAG TATGCCCTGCCGCTGGTTTCCCTGACGCATGCCAGGAAAGCACAACTAGAGGTTCTGAACAGGACGGCCATCAGAAATGTCCTGGGGCATCCAAGGCACTCCAAGATCGCCGCAACACTGGCTGAGGCCGGCGAATGGCCACTGTCACTGCTCATGTTGCAACGGGGACTGGGGCATATTGCCAGGCTACATCGCGCACCAGACGGCCAGGCTCTTCTAGACCGGCTCCGGAGCCTGCCGGCTTCACGTATGGGCAACCTGTGTCGCCTCTATGAGGAGACAGTTCCTCAACTACCTGTGGCAGTGGCTCTTCCTCCTCCCCATCACGGACCTCCGGATGTGCACCTCTCCCTCAGGGGGTTAGCCAAGCGGAGAGCACCAGCCGCAGCCCTGCAGCAGGCGGCAGCCTGCAATCTCCAGGAGGAGTTGGAAGGACACCTGCTGGTGTTCACGGATGGTTCAGTCCTCCCCAGCGGGTCGGCTGCAGCGGCATGCACAGTTCCAACTCTCGCCTGTCACAGGCAGTGTAGGCTCCCGTTTGCAGCAAGCTCTACTGCAGCTGAGCTCGCGGGGCTGCACCTGGCTGCCGACCTCCTTGCTGAGCACCTTCCCCAGCAGCCGGTGGCGGTGGTGTGCGACTCCAAGCCAGCGCTCCAGGCCCTCGTCAACCCTCGGCGGGCAGGACTTACAGTGGTGCTGCTGCTTGCCAAGTTAACGGCTCTAGCCACCGCCGGACTCCCAATATCCTTCCACTGGCTGCCCTCACATGTCGGGGTAGCCGGTAACGAGGAGGCAGATACCTACGCCAAAGCTGCCCATCATGATGTAGTCCCGGTCACCAGAGCGGTAGCGGCTTCGGACTACACGAGACATCGCCTACGGTGCCTGCTCACCTCCATTCACCCGGACCCCCGAGTGGCTAGTGGCAAAGCCCCCAAGCCACTTCCAGAGAACGGCCTCTCCAGAAGAGACCGTTCCACACTCCTGCGCTTGCGGACTGGCTGCACCTGGACTGCGGCCCGACTGTACGCCAAGGGCCGCGCCACGTCGCCTGCCTGCAAGAG gaacgctccacagtga